One Acetobacterium sp. KB-1 DNA segment encodes these proteins:
- a CDS encoding bifunctional diguanylate cyclase/phosphodiesterase, giving the protein MKKTWTLRRQLNILLALIVIFQSVALLLALWVSQVFSMLDAEAVRLLSNTTKTRMETFNSSVGQTIANMADETEQLSSELTLLSQEQERSPERLYLDDDSYHEAAMLASETLVSILKENRVTGAFFVLNGSNSNKEDPSAHSAVYIRNPTPDSGRMSNYLLEIGPIAVSKHYTMATSIRWDLEMRSDEYNGAFDFYEKPIWASSQFKNAEMERYGYWSTPRDLLNDSQQVVSYTLPILDENGNGYGVVGIEIDMPYFSQQYLPDSDLLYPNSFYVIAGLEDKVLNLDWFIPGGVLAETYLKSGEQLKLKPLKNEGTFEIMLNELGPMVCSIRELKVYSDNSPFADQNWSLACFVPSEVLRENSITVQEKLIYSILLTTLLAFTAVFVLVYFFTRKISRLSKYVRELSPYDEIYFKPTGMLEVDDLTSAVQLLNQRLKNVSKTTSKILELSLLPIGGYEVLDSNNQVIFTDFLYWLLHVDPGSQISQADWSKYYQKLTQQPVEDQENIYAYYDDYTKKQLWLRILEAKSPNGVVGVIQDVTEDIEEKRRLTNELDYDALTGLFSNTALKRETSRIIKEKPDEIGAMIFIDLDNLKYINDNFGHDVGDRLIIRASEIFRYFEQYNGIVSRISGDEFAIYLHNCGNQEEVRKILKNLYNYGKQFCLTTSDGSDNQIRFSAGVAWYPQDATDVMDLLKLSDFAMYEAKHKEKGRLFEFNREYYQKMSYLLENREAINRLLDEQLIRFAFQPIIDLKSGEILGYEFLMRPLLDNFKNPAEILAVAAAQSKSAQLERMLIVMAFETIEAHAQEFGACKIFINSIPSQVLSNEANEKITSRYSHHFKNVVIEMTEEDGRSPESLLKKVAHIKNSGMQIALDDFGSGYSNEIRILSLLPDIIKIDMEMIQGIHCNVDKQNLVANLVDFCRKKGVKVIAEGIEDAMDLATVIVMGVDYAQGFYLGQPEFEISAINPELQQEILNAHKKA; this is encoded by the coding sequence ATGAAAAAAACCTGGACTCTCCGTAGACAGTTGAATATTTTACTGGCTTTGATTGTGATCTTTCAAAGCGTTGCCTTATTATTGGCCCTATGGGTATCCCAGGTGTTTTCCATGCTGGATGCGGAAGCGGTCCGTTTGCTAAGTAATACGACAAAAACCCGGATGGAAACATTTAATTCATCGGTTGGTCAGACAATTGCAAATATGGCTGACGAGACCGAACAATTGAGTTCAGAACTAACTTTATTATCGCAAGAACAGGAGCGTTCACCAGAGCGCTTGTATCTTGATGATGATTCGTATCATGAGGCGGCTATGCTGGCCAGCGAGACATTGGTTTCAATCTTAAAAGAGAATCGGGTAACGGGTGCATTTTTTGTTTTAAACGGATCCAATTCAAACAAAGAGGATCCTTCTGCTCATTCGGCGGTTTATATTCGCAATCCCACCCCGGATAGCGGTAGGATGTCAAACTATTTGCTTGAAATTGGACCGATTGCGGTTTCCAAACACTATACTATGGCAACCAGCATCCGTTGGGATCTGGAGATGCGATCAGATGAGTATAATGGCGCATTTGATTTTTATGAAAAGCCAATCTGGGCCAGTAGCCAGTTTAAAAATGCTGAAATGGAACGCTATGGCTATTGGTCAACGCCCCGGGATCTGCTAAACGACAGTCAACAAGTGGTTAGTTATACCCTTCCTATTTTAGACGAAAATGGGAACGGCTATGGGGTGGTTGGGATCGAAATTGATATGCCTTATTTTTCTCAACAGTATCTGCCGGATTCGGACCTTCTTTATCCTAACAGCTTCTATGTTATCGCGGGATTAGAGGATAAAGTCTTGAATCTTGACTGGTTTATTCCCGGCGGGGTATTGGCAGAAACTTATTTAAAAAGTGGCGAGCAGCTGAAATTAAAGCCACTAAAAAATGAAGGAACCTTTGAAATTATGTTAAACGAGTTGGGACCGATGGTTTGTTCAATTCGGGAATTGAAGGTTTATAGCGACAACTCTCCTTTTGCTGATCAAAACTGGAGCTTAGCCTGTTTTGTGCCCAGCGAAGTATTACGAGAAAATTCAATAACGGTACAGGAGAAGTTGATTTATAGTATTTTGCTCACCACCTTGCTGGCATTCACGGCGGTTTTTGTACTGGTCTACTTTTTCACCCGCAAAATCTCACGGTTATCAAAATATGTTCGGGAGTTGTCGCCTTACGACGAAATTTATTTCAAACCAACCGGAATGCTTGAAGTGGATGATCTGACCTCGGCCGTTCAATTGCTAAATCAAAGACTAAAGAATGTTTCTAAAACTACCTCTAAAATCTTAGAACTCAGTTTATTGCCAATTGGTGGTTACGAAGTTCTAGATAGTAACAACCAGGTAATTTTCACGGACTTTTTATACTGGCTGCTGCATGTGGACCCCGGCAGTCAAATTTCCCAGGCCGACTGGAGTAAATACTATCAGAAACTGACTCAGCAACCGGTGGAAGATCAGGAAAACATTTATGCGTATTATGATGACTACACCAAGAAACAGCTTTGGCTTCGTATTTTAGAGGCTAAATCACCCAACGGTGTGGTTGGTGTGATCCAGGATGTGACAGAAGATATCGAAGAAAAACGGCGTTTAACCAATGAGTTGGATTATGATGCGCTCACGGGCTTGTTTAGTAATACTGCTTTGAAACGGGAGACCAGTCGAATAATCAAAGAAAAGCCAGATGAAATCGGGGCCATGATTTTCATCGATTTGGATAATCTTAAATACATTAATGATAATTTTGGTCATGATGTAGGGGATCGGTTGATTATTCGGGCCAGTGAAATCTTCCGGTATTTCGAACAATATAACGGCATTGTTTCCCGGATTTCAGGAGATGAGTTTGCCATTTATTTGCATAATTGCGGCAATCAGGAGGAAGTTCGAAAGATTCTAAAAAATCTCTATAATTATGGCAAGCAATTCTGTCTAACCACATCGGATGGCAGTGACAACCAGATCCGTTTTTCAGCGGGGGTTGCCTGGTATCCTCAGGACGCAACTGACGTGATGGATTTGTTAAAACTATCAGATTTTGCGATGTATGAGGCAAAACACAAGGAAAAAGGGCGCTTGTTTGAATTTAATCGGGAATATTATCAAAAGATGTCCTATCTGCTGGAAAATCGCGAGGCGATCAATCGACTATTGGATGAACAACTGATTCGCTTTGCCTTTCAGCCGATTATTGATTTGAAATCCGGCGAAATTTTAGGATATGAATTTTTAATGCGGCCATTGCTGGATAATTTTAAAAATCCTGCTGAAATTCTGGCCGTTGCTGCCGCCCAGTCAAAATCAGCACAGCTGGAACGGATGCTTATTGTGATGGCATTTGAAACAATTGAAGCTCATGCTCAGGAATTTGGAGCGTGTAAAATATTTATTAATAGTATTCCCAGTCAGGTACTGAGCAACGAGGCGAATGAAAAAATCACATCCCGTTATAGTCACCACTTTAAAAATGTGGTAATCGAAATGACGGAAGAAGATGGTCGCAGTCCTGAAAGTTTATTAAAAAAGGTTGCTCATATCAAAAATAGTGGCATGCAGATTGCACTGGATGATTTTGGTAGCGGTTATTCTAACGAAATTCGGATTTTATCGCTCTTACCGGATATCATAAAAATCGACATGGAGATGATTCAGGGTATTCATTGTAATGTTGACAAACAAAATCTGGTTGCTAATCTGGTTGATTTTTGTCGTAAAAAAGGAGTTAAGGTGATTGCAGAAGGGATTGAAGACGCAATGGACCTGGCTACTGTCATTGTAATGGGCGTTGATTACGCTCAGGGCTTTTATCTGGGCCAACCGGAGTTTGAGATTTCAGCAATCAATCCGGAATTACAACAAGAAATTTTGAATGCGCATAAAAAAGCATAG